In one Pogona vitticeps strain Pit_001003342236 chromosome 14, PviZW2.1, whole genome shotgun sequence genomic region, the following are encoded:
- the LOC144584797 gene encoding uncharacterized protein LOC144584797, whose protein sequence is MLKAGALGFFFPTLSPQFLPHLPLRYPEFVPAARHWETPTCPERWAAQRRRLGVVLSVSSFTRMQSFIVRLRHPATSRNDRIQKGRRDMASCLQSPSQLGFEFRGGDS, encoded by the exons atgCTAAAGGCCGGTGCATTGGGCTTTTTCTTCCCCACCTTGTCTCCACAATTTTTGCCCCACCTGCCCCTGCGGTACCCAGAATTTGTTCCGGCTGCCCGCCATTGGGAGACCCCGACCTGCCCAGAACGTTGGGCCGCCCAGAGACGGCGGCTAG gtgtcgttctttcagtgagctcgttcacgcggatgcagagcttcatcgttcgtttgcgccaccctgcaacctcgaggaacgaccggatccagaaaggtcggcgg gacatggcgagctgtctccagtctccctcccagctcgggttcgagttccgaggtggagattcctga